Sequence from the Methanobacterium alkalithermotolerans genome:
TGAAGAAGGAACAGATTCAGTTATATTATCTCCTTCCTGAAGCTGATAATTATAAACTCGATGGAAATATTCTTTGAATGCTTTATTTAAATATAGAACTTTACTATCCAGATCCGTAGACCATATGCAGTCTTTGGTATTCTCCATTAAGGTAGATAGATTGGATTGTATTTTTTCTAGTTCTTTTTTGGTTTTTAATTCCTGGGTGCGGTCTTCAAATATGGCCATGATCTCTCCAGAGGGGAGTAGATAAATAAAGGCCTCCACCCACAAATCCAGGTTTTCATCTGAGTATCTCATCACCGGGGATTGTAAAAAATCACCGGTAAAGTAGGCTTTTTTAAATAGTTGCAGAAGTTTATCCCCATCTATTCCTCTAAAAAAAGACGATATATCCCTGTCAAGTATATCTTCACGTTTTAGTTTAACCATTTTTTCGCCGGCAGGGTTAATATCTTTAATAATAAATATTTCACCCTGATTTTTAACCTGAACCTTAATTACAGCTCTTTTCATTTTATCCAGAAGCTCTTGATATCTCTGGTTTGATTCATTGATTTTTAATTTTAATTCATTTTTGTATAAAGCCATCTCCACTGCGAATTTTAATTCCCGATCATCCACCGGTTTTAAGAGGTAGTTTTCCGGGACAGTTTCCTGAGCCCTGCGGGTGGTTTCCATATCACCATAAGCAGTTAAATAAATAACCGGTATATCCTGGTGTTTAGATATTTCCTTATGAGCCGTTATACCATCAATTTCTCCTTTGAGCATAATGTCCATTAAAATAAGATCAACTTTAGATTCTAAGGCTTTTTCAATGGCATCTTCCCCATAGGAAACCATTCCCACCACTTCAAAACCCCACACTTCCATTTTACGTTTTAAATCCAGGGCAGAAATGGCCTCATCTTCTACAATCAAAATACGTTTCATGAACCTCACCGAATATTAAAAAATTATCCCTGGTAAAATTCCATTTGGTGTAATCAACTTGCTATCCCCTGGAATTATAAGGTTAAATCTTTCATTTTTTAGTCCTGGAGAATATTATTAATAATAATTATTAGAAATAGTAGCATATAATTTTTTTCTAGGAGTATATAAACTGGATTAAATTGATTATTAAATCCTAAAAACAGGATATTATGCCTATTTTAAAGCACATTAGATGGTTTATTTTAAAAAGAACATTCAATTTAAGCAAATTGTCTAAAAAATCCATCTTTTTAGTTAAGCAGTTTATCTGGAATTTTGCTTTTTTTCTAAAACTTTATTTAATAATTAAGTTAATAATTAATATTAATCTAAAATAGTAAGTATCAGCTACTAAATCTATCCTTGATGCTTCTTTTATCTTAAATAAGTTAAGAAAGGAAGAAAAATATAATGAAAGGCGAAAACAACTTAGATGCAGAAATTTATCTAAGAAGGATAATTATATCTAAAAAAGTATCCCAGATACTGTCCCTCCTGGTTATTTTTATGGGATTTATGGTGATTTTAGGGTGGTTTACTGACATTAATATCCTTACCGGTGATATTTTTAATTCTCCTCCTTCTAAATTCATAACCGCATTATTATCGGTTATATGTGGGTTTTTGGTTTTGATTTTAAATCGCAATATAAGTCCTTTAATTAAAAGGTTTATCCAATTAGTATCTCTTTTTATATTTTTTATAGGATTTTTATTTTTAATTCAATACCTGACCGGCATGGTATTACCCACAGATTATTTGCCATTTATCAATTCCCCTTATTCCACCCTCCTTCCAGGTAGAAGCCGTTTTATGAGTTCTTTTAACTTCATACTTTATGGAATCATTATCTTTTTATTTGCCCTTAGAAAAAGAATTGTTATCGGCCAGTCTTTAAGCATCTTAACCGGATTAATTGGTTTTATGGGTTTTACCACTTATTTTTATGGTCTGGATCCTTCTAAAATTCCAGAAGTATACACAGAAATGGCCCTTTATACTGCTTTTACCCATCTTTTATTATCCAGTGCCCTTTTATGTCTTTATCCCCAGCAAGGATTGATGAAATATTTCACCCAGGAGTACACCGGAAACTTTCTTTCCCGTAAAGTATTGCCGGTGGGTATTTTATCCATTATTGGGCTGGGTTTTATTGTTTTATATGGTATGAGTTCTGATCTGTTCTCCTCTTCTTTTGCCGTGGTGATTATGGTTAATACCTCTATTTTCATCCTGGTGCTTCTTATTATTGGGGCTGCTGAGAAATTAAGTGATTTAGATAAGGAACGGATAAATTATCAGCAGAGCTTAGAGGAGAGTCTGGAAGAACAAAAAACAATTCAGCTGGAACTGGAAAATATTGTAATTGAAAAGGAAAGAGCCCAGCAAAAACTAAGAAAGCTTTTAGATGAAAAAGAAATAATACAATCCCATCTCGAATCCTCTCTTAGTGAAAAGGAGACTCTGATACGGGAAATTCACCACCGGGTAAAAAATAATCTGCAGATAATCTCCAGTCTTTTATCTCTGCAGCGGGGATATGTGGAGGATGAATATTCCCTGGATTTACTCCATGAAGCCCAGACCCGGGTTAAATCCATGGCACTGGTGCATGAAAAGCTCTACCGCAGTGAGGAATTATCCCATATCAATATGCAGCACTATGTAGATAGTCTCACCCGGGACTTGCTGGCCACCTACAGCCAGCAAGGGGTGGATTTAAACCTGGACCTGGATGAGGTGAAAATAAATATTGAAACCGCCATACCACTGGGTTTAATCATCAATGAACTGGTATCTAACAGCCTGAAATATGCTTTTAAAGGAGTTGATGATGGTAAAATTGATCTATCATTGAAAGAGTGTACGGAAGGATACCAGTTAATAGTTAAAGATAATGGTGCCGGATTACCTCCAGCACTGGACCTGGATAACCCAAAAACTCTGGGTTTGCAGTTGGTGCAATCCCTGGTTGGCCAGTTAGATGGTCAACTAGAAGTTTTTAATGCAGATGGAGTGAGTTTTAAGATAACTTTTAAGGAACTGCTATATGATAGCCGTTAAATTAAAATCATCAAATTTTAGATTTCTTACCTTTTAGTAAAACTAAAAAAGTAGAAGATTATTATAATAAATTAATTTTTATAGGCCAATATTTTCCAGGCATTTTTTTAGGGAAATTCCCGGAATGTTTTAATAAACTTATTTTAAAAGGAAATACCCTTTCTAAAAAAAAGCCCTGGAGGGGCTTTTAGTTAAATAATAGGGAGATTATGTGCAATAGGCCTTTTTTCATTAGTAAATAATATTAATAGCAGATTATAGATATAATATGAGTAATAATAAAAGAGTATAAGAAGTTAGAATATATTAAATTAAAGTAGAATGTTACTCATTAAATATAAATTTAGTTTCAGGGGTTTTTAGTTATGGATATCCCTTATTCGGCCTTAGGCAATATTTTACTTTTATTTGCACTGGGCACCTTATCTCTGGCTTTTTATAGTTTCCGCAGACCTTTAAGTCGTTTCCATACCTATTTTATTTGTTTGAATGTGGGTTTGTTTTTATGGTGTCTGGCTTCGGGTATGGAATTATTGAGTTCTAATCCTGCTACTAAAATCAGCTGGATGCAGGCCACCTATCTGGGGGCCACAAATGTGGCTGTTTTCTGGTTTTTGTTTGTTATGAGTTTTACTAAATACGACCATTATTTCAAACCATCTAAGGTGGTTTTGCTATTAATTATACCCTTATTTGTAATTATCATGGCCTTTACCAATTCCCAGCATGGCCTGTTATGGCCCAGTATCACCCCGGTTAGTGATACTCCGGGATCACTGCTTATATATGATCTGGGACCGGTATTCTTTTTGAATGTTATTTACGGTTACAGCTTACTTCTTTTGGGAACTTTTATTTTAGTTAGATCCCTGAGGGAAGTGGATGAAAATAAGAGAAAACTCATTTATATTCTTATCTTAAGCGGTCTTTTACCCTTAATTTTTAGTATAATTTTTGCCCTGGGACTATCTCCCATTCCAGGATTAGATATAACTCCCTTTGGTTTAATATTAGGGGTGGTGCTTCTATTTTTAGGGGTTTTCCGTTATAACCTGCTGGATATTCATCAAATTGCCCAAAAAATGCTCCTGCATAGTAGTAAAAGTGGAGTGCTTATTTTTAATACTAAAGATGAATTGGTGGAAGTTAACCCTGCCGCCGCTCTCTTAGGATTAAAGGAGAATCTATTAGATAAAACTGCAGATGAGGTTTTAAAAGAAATACCCTCATTAAAATCTTATTACTATGGCGCTGCTGGTGATGATGAAATATTTTTAGAAAAAGAGGACCTCTGGCTTCATCTGGAGCTTCGTGAAATCAGGGATTATAAGGATACCCTGGTAGGTAGATTATTGAAATTTTCAGATATTAGCTCCTCTAAAAAAATAGAAGATGCATTGAAACTCAGTGAACATAAAAGCCGGGCTATACTGGAGGCCATACCGGATATGATGTTTATCATAAAACGGGACGGGACCTTTGTTGATTATAAAGCCCACCAGGATGATCATCTGGCCCTGGATCCTGAAGAAATCGTAGGTAGTAATCTATCTGATCTGGGAATGGCCCCTAAAACCCTGGATATGGCTCTGGCTAAAATAAAAAAATCCCTGGATGAAGATAGTAAAGAGGAATTTGAATATGAGCTGGAAATAGCTGATGAGATTAATTATTATGAGGCTCGTTTAATTAAATTGAATGAGGAGGAAGTACTGGCCATTATTCGGGATATGAGTGAGTTTAAAGAAATACAAAAATCGCTTTTAGAATCAGAATCACTTTACCGGACCATATTTGATAATGCCGGAGTTCCTACTGCAATATTTAATAAAGAAGGATATTTTACCCTGACTAATCAGAAGATGGGAGAATTTTTAGCTTGTTCCCGGGAGGATTTGGAAAACAAGAGGAAGTGGATGGAGTTTGTCCATCCCCAGGATTTGCCCCGCATGATGGAATACCATAAAATCAGACAAAGAGATCCTAAAAAAGCCCCTAATACCTATGAAACTCGATTTATTGATTGGGAAGGGGAGGTGCATCTTTCTCAAATCACGGTGGATCATATTCCTTTTTTAGAGGAGTATGTGGTTTCGGTAATTGATATCACCCCTCTTAAAGAAGCTCAGCGAAAATTGGAAGAAAGCGAGCGTAAGTACCGGGAGATATTTGAAAATGTGCAGGATGTGTTCTATCAGGCAGATAATGATGGCCGTATCCTGGATATTAGCCCCTCTATTCATCGCTACTCCGGATACCACCGGGAGGAATTAATTGGAAAAAAAATTGAACTGTTGTATCATAAGCGAGAGGACCGGAATAAGTTACTGGATTTATTAAAAGCCCAGGGTGAGGTATCAGATTACGAGGCAGTATTGAAAAACAAAGCCCAGGAGAAAGTATATGTCTCCATCAATGCCCATCTTCTTAAAAATAGTAAAGGAGAGGTAATTGGAGTAGAGGGTACCCTGCGGGATATAAGTGAGAGGAAAAGAATCGAAAATGAGATAAACTACCGCCTGGAACTGGAAAACCTTTTAATGGAAATATCCAAGAATTTCATTAACATATCCCCGGAAAAAGCAGATGATGCAATAGATGAAGCCCTGCAAAAGATAGGGGAGTTTATGCAGGTGGATCGCAGTTATCTTTTCCAGATAAGTGAAAGTGGTGATTCCTTAAATAATACCCATGAGTGGTGTGCCCCGGGAATTGAACCCCAGATAGATACCCAGCAGAATGTTAAGATGGATGATCTTAAATGGATTACTGATATTTTGCATGAAAAAGGACAGGTGCAGATAAAATCAGTAGAAAAACTTCCCCTCCAGGCCCAGAATGAAAAGGATTATCTTAAAAATCAGGATATTAAATCCATGACCGCAGTGGTTTTAAAGTTGCATGGTGAAATACAGGGAATGGTGGGTTTTGATTCAGTTAAAAAAGAAAGAGAATGGAGTAAGGAAAATATAGATCTGTTGGTAATGTTAGGGGAGATATTCACCAATCTCCTGGAAAAAAGAGAGGCTGAGAAAACCATGGAAAAGTCACTCCATGAAAAGGAGGTGTTATTAAGGGAAATCCATCACCGGGTGAAAAACAATATGCAGATTATATCCAGTCTGTTGAATCTCCAGCTTAACTATGAAACTGAAGATAAAACCCGGCAGGTGTTACAGGAAAGCCAGGGCCGGATAAAGTCCATGTCCATGGTGCATGAAAAATTGTACCAGTCCACCAGTTTAAGTGAAATTAAGTTTGGAAGTTACCTCCAGCAGTTAGTGGATGATCTATTTTTCAGTTACGGGGTAAATCAGCTGGAAATAAAACCGGTGCTGGATATAAAAGATATTCCTTTTAACATCGATACAGCCATACCACTGGGTTTAATTGTAAATGAACTGGTGACTAACTCCCTTAAATATGCTTTTCCAGGAAGTAAAAAGGGTGAGATTAAGATTTCCTTCAAGCAGATTAATGGAGAATTTGAGTTAAAGGTTAGTGATGATGGGGTGGGTTTAGGAAATGTGGATGTGGAGCATACTAAAACCCTGGGGATGAAACTGGTTAGAAGCCTATCTGATCAACTGGATGCAAAATGGGAATTAGATAGAGAAAAAGGAACCAGCTTTACATTCCATTTTAAAGAAATGGAGTACATGGATCGAAGATAATTAAAATCCTGCCCCTGAATTGTAAAAAATGAATTAAGCATTTTTAAAATGTTACCTTAAAAGAGGTTAATTCATTTTAAAAGAATTAAGAGGATATCAAATTCTATTTTTTAAGAAGCTCTTTTAGACGCACTCCTACTACTCCCCCACCCGGGGCCGCCAGGAGGGTTAAAACTAATGATATTAGTAGTTTGATTATACCAAAAAGGCCTTCAAACTGGAAGTAGGAAGTAGAAGAAATACCTGAGAAATCTAAGTCATTATCTGTGGAGGATATATCACTAGATCCTGTATCAGAATCAATTAAACTGGATCTGCTATTGTCATCCATAAAATCAGGTCCTTCATTCAAAAAGTCAGAGCCACTATCTGCTCCCAATATACTAGAAAGCATACTGGCAGTTATAACCGCAGCAAAGAAGGTGAGGGCTGCTAAAAGTGCCAGATTAAATAACAATACCAAGAATAGAAAAACTCCACTGTATATGGCTTCCCTCTGGTTGCGGGTACTTAGAAGGGCATTTAAAAAACCAGCAATAAATAATAGGAAGAACACTGTTCCTACCACCACCACATCCAGGGGAATAGCTGCCGAACTAAGGCCCAGGGAGAGTAAGAGAAAAACCGGTAAGGTTAAAATCAGGGCCCCTAAAAGGGAGAGGTAGATACTGTAAAGATTAACACTATTATTCAGGCGGTTTATTAAACCGGTTTTATATATCTGGCTCCCACAGCTGGTGCAAAATTCAGCCTGGGGTGAAAGGGGGGTCTGGCAAAATGGACATTCATTTTTATTCATGATTTTAACCTCGAAATTATAATAGTTATTAGTTAATGGTCTATATTTATAATTTACCAGTTTAGTTAAAGGGTAAAAGTTAAGAGGATAATTGAAATTTTTTTTAGCAGATTAAAATAAGATATAAAACTCAATTTTAAGATGGTTAATAATTAAAAGAACATTTAAAAAGTACTTATAAAAAAAGAAAAAAAAGAAAAAAGGGGTTTATTTTTTTCTACTTATCATCCCACCAGCAATCATCACTAATGCCAACAATAGACCATAGAATGGTACTCCTGTAGTTTGCATAGGTACTCCTGGTTGTGGTTGTGGTTGTGGTTCTTCTGCAGCCTGGATAGTCACGGTCTGAATATTTTCATCAATATTCGGGTCGTAGGTGTCAGTGGTAAGTTGTGGTTGGAAGATAAAGTTACCAGCATGTAGAGCCTTAACCACCAGGTAGAGGTAAGGGTCACCTACCGGCACATCCCCCAGTATCCAGGTTATGGTTCTACTTAGAGGGTCATAGGTAAAGGTACCCTGATCCACTTCAGCAGATACATATTCCATACCGGCAGGTATAACCAGGGTGAAAACCACGTTTTCTGCAGTGTCTGGTCCCCGGTTACCTAACTTGAAGGTTATGGTAATTGGTTCTCCTACATAGGGATTGTTTTTACTGGCCCAGCTTTCAATATATAAATCGGATTGGGGCACTTTTAGTTGGGCGGTGGCATCAGCAGATAGGTAGTAGTCATCTCCATTGAAGATAGCTTCCAGAGTGTAGAAACCTCCCACCAGATTTATCAGGTAGGATAAGGTGGCCACACCATTACTATCAGTAAGAGCACTGCCCACATAGGCTCCAGCCACCCAGAAGTCAATACTTTTTCCCTCTAAGAGGTTCTGGTACTGGTCTTCTAAAGTAGCAGTTAAAAGGATGGTTTCTCCTGGATTACCGGTAACGTCGCTGGTAGTAAGGTTAGTGGATGCTTTATCCACGGTAAGGTCATTAAAACCAGTAGCCTGGTTATAACAATCATCACCGGCAAACTCAGCAGTTACCTGATAGGGACTGCCCGTAGGATTCAAAGTCACCGGAGTATAAGTCACAGTAGCAACACCATTACTATCAGTAACAGCACTACCCACATACACTCCATCAACCCAGAAACCAACCGTCTCCCCTACCAACAAATTACCAAACTCATCTTCCAAAGTAGCAATCAAATCCACACTACCCAAATAAGTAGCAGAAACAGCATCCACACTAAGAACTGTGTCTATTTTTTCCACTTCTATACTGGTAGTTTGGATCTGGTTATCCACCTGGGCTGATACATGGGCGGTTCCCACCGTGGTACCGGTGAAGGTAGATAGAGAAGTACCCATATATGTCTGGCTATTTTCCGGATCAATGTCTCCTAGAGTAGTGGAGAAACTAACTGGAATATGGTCAGGTATATGGCCTCCTGCTGGTTTTTGGTGAGGATTTACTCCGTCTATGGTGTTCCAGGTTAAATCCGCAGTTACCTGGGATGTTCCCTGGCAGGGTATGGTTTCAGGCTGGGCTATTATTTGTAACATGATCCAGGGGCTGTAATTTACACCAGCAGTTACTCTGCTGGCCGGACTGTTATTGGATCCCCACCAGTTGTTTTCTGCGTTTACAGTAACACCTGGTGCAGCAGCCACATCATAGACCCAGTTATATAATAAACGGTTGAAGTGCAGGCTGGAATCACTAGCACCATAGAATGCTCCTCCTAACCCATAGAAACCAGGAGTTCCAGCTGGTCCAATAGTTCCACTTCCGGTACCGGGTCCTGGTTGTCCAGGAGCACCTCCTGTACCGGCTGCTCCGGCCCAGTTTTCAATCAGGTTGTTGGTTAAGGTGTTCAGGTTTCCAGTAGCATGGTAGATTGCTCCACCTTTACCACCATTTCCTCCATTACCACCAGCACCTCCAGATCCATTGGAGTATGCTCCAGCGCTTGATCCGCCGTTTCCAGCTTCACCGCCTTCACCGCCTTTTCCGGCTTGGTTGTTACTCAGGTCACTGCCGATTAGATATCCCTCGTCACCGTGGTAGTAGATGGCTCCTCCAGAACCACCATTACCACCAGTGCCTCCGGCACCACCGGCGTAGGCCGCACCTCGGAAGGGGATGGTACTTTTCGCATTACCTCCCTGGCCACCTGCACCACCGGTGCCTCCTGTTCCAGCTTTATTTCTGGAAAGGGATGAAGTAGTAATTTGTAAGGTTCCGTTTCCGGTGTGGTAGATTGCTCCACCATTACCTCCCACACCACCAGTGCCGCCGACTCCGCCGGCACCACCAGCACCTGCTATGTTTCGGTCTCGTCCGTCACCAGCAGCACCACCGGTACCACCGGTACCGGCCTGGTTAGCAGTGATTTCGCTTTCTGACAGGATTAAATTACCCTGGTTGTAGATTGCTCCACCATTACCTCCTGGTCCACCTTGGTGTCCCTGGTATCCCGTAGGGTTTATCAGGTTTCCTGGGGCAGCAGAAGCTCCGGTTCCTCCATTTCCAGCATAATTATTGTTAATAGTTGAGCCCTGGATAGTGGAAAAACCAACATTATATATGGCTCCTCCAGAACCTCCAGTACCTCCAGTACCTCCAATAATTACATTCAAACCCCCAGTACCGGCATTTCCGGCATTATTCAGGTTGATTTGGCTTTCCTGGATATGCATGGTTCCAGTGGAGTAAATAGCACCACCGTGACCACCATTACCTCCGGTACCCATCATGACACCATTACCACCATTACCAGCCTGATTAGAGACTATCATGGATTGTTGAATGATTAAAGTACCGGTGGAGTAAATAGCACCGCCGTATCCTCCTCTAAAACCATCAGAGTGGAATGCAGCTACACCATTACTTCCGTGTCCTGCCCGGTTTTCATATAGCCGAGTG
This genomic interval carries:
- a CDS encoding sensor histidine kinase — encoded protein: MKGENNLDAEIYLRRIIISKKVSQILSLLVIFMGFMVILGWFTDINILTGDIFNSPPSKFITALLSVICGFLVLILNRNISPLIKRFIQLVSLFIFFIGFLFLIQYLTGMVLPTDYLPFINSPYSTLLPGRSRFMSSFNFILYGIIIFLFALRKRIVIGQSLSILTGLIGFMGFTTYFYGLDPSKIPEVYTEMALYTAFTHLLLSSALLCLYPQQGLMKYFTQEYTGNFLSRKVLPVGILSIIGLGFIVLYGMSSDLFSSSFAVVIMVNTSIFILVLLIIGAAEKLSDLDKERINYQQSLEESLEEQKTIQLELENIVIEKERAQQKLRKLLDEKEIIQSHLESSLSEKETLIREIHHRVKNNLQIISSLLSLQRGYVEDEYSLDLLHEAQTRVKSMALVHEKLYRSEELSHINMQHYVDSLTRDLLATYSQQGVDLNLDLDEVKINIETAIPLGLIINELVSNSLKYAFKGVDDGKIDLSLKECTEGYQLIVKDNGAGLPPALDLDNPKTLGLQLVQSLVGQLDGQLEVFNADGVSFKITFKELLYDSR
- a CDS encoding histidine kinase N-terminal 7TM domain-containing protein; translation: MDIPYSALGNILLLFALGTLSLAFYSFRRPLSRFHTYFICLNVGLFLWCLASGMELLSSNPATKISWMQATYLGATNVAVFWFLFVMSFTKYDHYFKPSKVVLLLIIPLFVIIMAFTNSQHGLLWPSITPVSDTPGSLLIYDLGPVFFLNVIYGYSLLLLGTFILVRSLREVDENKRKLIYILILSGLLPLIFSIIFALGLSPIPGLDITPFGLILGVVLLFLGVFRYNLLDIHQIAQKMLLHSSKSGVLIFNTKDELVEVNPAAALLGLKENLLDKTADEVLKEIPSLKSYYYGAAGDDEIFLEKEDLWLHLELREIRDYKDTLVGRLLKFSDISSSKKIEDALKLSEHKSRAILEAIPDMMFIIKRDGTFVDYKAHQDDHLALDPEEIVGSNLSDLGMAPKTLDMALAKIKKSLDEDSKEEFEYELEIADEINYYEARLIKLNEEEVLAIIRDMSEFKEIQKSLLESESLYRTIFDNAGVPTAIFNKEGYFTLTNQKMGEFLACSREDLENKRKWMEFVHPQDLPRMMEYHKIRQRDPKKAPNTYETRFIDWEGEVHLSQITVDHIPFLEEYVVSVIDITPLKEAQRKLEESERKYREIFENVQDVFYQADNDGRILDISPSIHRYSGYHREELIGKKIELLYHKREDRNKLLDLLKAQGEVSDYEAVLKNKAQEKVYVSINAHLLKNSKGEVIGVEGTLRDISERKRIENEINYRLELENLLMEISKNFINISPEKADDAIDEALQKIGEFMQVDRSYLFQISESGDSLNNTHEWCAPGIEPQIDTQQNVKMDDLKWITDILHEKGQVQIKSVEKLPLQAQNEKDYLKNQDIKSMTAVVLKLHGEIQGMVGFDSVKKEREWSKENIDLLVMLGEIFTNLLEKREAEKTMEKSLHEKEVLLREIHHRVKNNMQIISSLLNLQLNYETEDKTRQVLQESQGRIKSMSMVHEKLYQSTSLSEIKFGSYLQQLVDDLFFSYGVNQLEIKPVLDIKDIPFNIDTAIPLGLIVNELVTNSLKYAFPGSKKGEIKISFKQINGEFELKVSDDGVGLGNVDVEHTKTLGMKLVRSLSDQLDAKWELDREKGTSFTFHFKEMEYMDRR
- a CDS encoding zinc ribbon domain-containing protein, producing MNKNECPFCQTPLSPQAEFCTSCGSQIYKTGLINRLNNSVNLYSIYLSLLGALILTLPVFLLLSLGLSSAAIPLDVVVVGTVFFLLFIAGFLNALLSTRNQREAIYSGVFLFLVLLFNLALLAALTFFAAVITASMLSSILGADSGSDFLNEGPDFMDDNSRSSLIDSDTGSSDISSTDNDLDFSGISSTSYFQFEGLFGIIKLLISLVLTLLAAPGGGVVGVRLKELLKK
- a CDS encoding DUF11 domain-containing protein, whose product is MSVEILNKNIGGEKTKKTIIFTTFILILGLLSLGAVAAQSPENDMLPDQVENNITNNTSSYSSNNNETSNYLPDPQVWRGGVLIYSTTTIQDALDNSLSGDTILLEDGATFYEKLVIGHDLYFNVMNGGTATIDGSGNGRIIHILPGVTVHFTNIIFQNGHAPDGTILSPDGENGGAILNEGNLHLEQCTLRNNQAGDGGSLLYGGVGGQGGAIYSTGTLIIQNTRLYENRAGHGSNGVAAFHSDGFRGGYGGAIYSTGTLIIQQSMIVSNQAGNGGNGVMMGTGGNGGHGGAIYSTGTMHIQESQINLNNAGNAGTGGLNVIIGGTGGTGGSGGAIYNVGFSTIQGSTINNNYAGNGGTGASAAPGNLINPTGYQGHQGGPGGNGGAIYNQGNLILSESEITANQAGTGGTGGAAGDGRDRNIAGAGGAGGVGGTGGVGGNGGAIYHTGNGTLQITTSSLSRNKAGTGGTGGAGGQGGNAKSTIPFRGAAYAGGAGGTGGNGGSGGAIYYHGDEGYLIGSDLSNNQAGKGGEGGEAGNGGSSAGAYSNGSGGAGGNGGNGGKGGAIYHATGNLNTLTNNLIENWAGAAGTGGAPGQPGPGTGSGTIGPAGTPGFYGLGGAFYGASDSSLHFNRLLYNWVYDVAAAPGVTVNAENNWWGSNNSPASRVTAGVNYSPWIMLQIIAQPETIPCQGTSQVTADLTWNTIDGVNPHQKPAGGHIPDHIPVSFSTTLGDIDPENSQTYMGTSLSTFTGTTVGTAHVSAQVDNQIQTTSIEVEKIDTVLSVDAVSATYLGSVDLIATLEDEFGNLLVGETVGFWVDGVYVGSAVTDSNGVATVTYTPVTLNPTGSPYQVTAEFAGDDCYNQATGFNDLTVDKASTNLTTSDVTGNPGETILLTATLEDQYQNLLEGKSIDFWVAGAYVGSALTDSNGVATLSYLINLVGGFYTLEAIFNGDDYYLSADATAQLKVPQSDLYIESWASKNNPYVGEPITITFKLGNRGPDTAENVVFTLVIPAGMEYVSAEVDQGTFTYDPLSRTITWILGDVPVGDPYLYLVVKALHAGNFIFQPQLTTDTYDPNIDENIQTVTIQAAEEPQPQPQPGVPMQTTGVPFYGLLLALVMIAGGMISRKK